One Candidatus Zixiibacteriota bacterium genomic window, ATAGCGCCGCCTTGACAGCATCGACACCAGCGCCTATCTTCTCCCCACCTACGAAGGAGTCGTTGTGTCTGAATATCTGAATTCCCTGAAAGCCAAACTGCTCGAACTCGTCAACAAGAATGCCGTAGTGCACGGGGACTTTGTCCTTTCCTCCGGCCAGCGCTCGACCTATTACATCGACGGCAAACTGCTGTCGCTGATGCCGGAAGGACTCAACTACCTGTCGCGCGTGATCCTCGAGATGATCAAGGACGAGGACGTTGACGCCATCGCCGGTCTCACTCTCGGCGCTGATCCGATTATCGCCGGCGTGACCGCGCTCTCCTACGAGAGCGACGCCCCGGTCGCCGGGCTGATCATCCGCAAGGAGAAATCCTCGCACGGCCGCGAAAAACGAATCGAAGGTCCGCTCAAACCGGGGATG contains:
- the pyrE gene encoding orotate phosphoribosyltransferase, with translation MSEYLNSLKAKLLELVNKNAVVHGDFVLSSGQRSTYYIDGKLLSLMPEGLNYLSRVILEMIKDEDVDAIAGLTLGADPIIAGVTALSYESDAPVAGLIIRKEKSSHGREKRIEGPLKPGMRVVVVEDVVTTGSSSFKAIEALQEAGCTVVKVIVMVDRLQGGAEAFAAKNVRFEPIFTLKDLNL